One genomic region from Argentina anserina chromosome 2, drPotAnse1.1, whole genome shotgun sequence encodes:
- the LOC126784217 gene encoding uncharacterized protein LOC126784217 codes for MSTFTNTVTEGELHMFHKIDREMFSQLVLSLMRAPAESLLVMALWLWMEKDCPNIIVKMLKLGNIIVNALVDEAVLCLRCLDCSISNSTILCLVSNNGAMVLSSRLMQKEISLQMFIQNRYTIICGVKNYLTNVCARIFTDILQRVLLGTNPILSQFTHPQQPLLIPGFPHPVFGALNIIPGSVANFTPTGGIWGWKPSIELSVDDKTMFLTFSRGFHVTVEEVKHLFSNVLGMEKCVEDVDMEDVPSDEQPLYAKMVLSSVTLVDKILKGNRVAKFRINGKHIWARKYERRD; via the coding sequence ATGAGTACCTTCACTAATACTGTCACTGAAGGGGAGCTTCATATGTTTCACAAGATCGATCGAGAGATGTTCTCCCAATTGGTCTTGAGCCTCATGCGTGCCCCAGCTGAATCCCTTCTAGTGATGGCCTTATGGCTATGGATGGAAAAGGACTGCCCCAACATCATAGTCAAGATGTTGAAGCTTGGGAACATCATTGTCAATGCCCTGGTTGATGAAGCTGTGCTTTGTTTAAGGTGTCTGGACTGCAGTATTAGTAACAGTACTATTTTATGTCTAGTGTCAAATAACGGTGCAATGGTCCTCAGCTCTAGGCTCATGCAGAAGGAAATCTCACTCCAAATGTTCATTCAAAACAGATACACAATAATATGTGGGGTAAAGAATTATCTCACTAATGTTTGTGCTCGAATTTTCACTGATATTTTGCAGAGGGTTTTGCTCGGTACAAATCCAATACTATCACAGTTTACTCATCCACAGCAGCCCCTTCTGATTCCGGGATTTCCACATCCAGTGTTTGGTGCCCTCAATATAATTCCGGGATCTGTTGCAAACTTCACTCCCACAGGGGGAATATGGGGATGGAAGCCATCTATTGAATTATCTGTTGATGACAAGACTATGTTTCTAACATTCTCAAGGGGGTTTCATGTGACAGTGGAAGAAGTGAAGCATCTTTTTTCAAATGTTCTTGGGATGGAGAAGTGTGTTGAAGATGTGGACATGGAAGATGTTCCTTCTGATGAACAACCACTGTATGCTAAAATGGTGTTATCTTCTGTCACACTTGTTGACAAGATATTGAAAGGGAATCGTGTCGCCAAGTTTCGGATTAATGGCAAGCACATCTGGGCACGAAAATATGAACGCCGAGATTAG
- the LOC126783388 gene encoding probable sugar phosphate/phosphate translocator At5g25400 — translation MGKGGSLSEGVIKKILLSYTYVAIWIFLSFTVIVYNKYILDKKMYNWPFPVSLTMIHMSFCAALAFLLVRVFKLVDPITMSRDVYLSSVVPIGALYSLSLWLSNSAYIYLSVSFIQMLKALMPVAVYSIGVSLKKETFKTDTMVNMLSISIGVAIAAYGEARFDTWGVILQLGAVVFEATRLVLIQILLTSKGITLNPITSLYYVAPCCLAFLLVPWIYVEYPTLRDTSSFHFDYVIFGTNSFCAFALNLAVFLLVGKTSALTMNVAGVVKDWLLIAFSWSVIKDTVTPINLVGYGLAFLGVAYYNHSKLQALKAKEAQKKVPQADEEANNRLLEAEGDGREEK, via the coding sequence ATGGGCAAAGGTGGCTCCCTCAGCGAAGGCGTCATCAAGAAGATCCTCCTCTCCTACACCTACGTCGCCATATGGATCTTCCTCAGCTTCACCGTCATCGTCTACAACAAGTACATCCTCGACAAGAAGATGTACAACTGGCCCTTCCCCGTCTCCCTCACCATGATCCACATGTCCTTCTGCGCCGCCCTCGCCTTCCTCCTCGTCCGCGTCTTCAAGCTCGTCGACCCCATCACCATGTCCCGCGACGTCTACCTCTCATCCGTCGTCCCCATCGGCGCCCTCTACTCCCTCTCCCTCTGGCTCTCCAACTCCGCATACATCTACCTCTCCGTCTCCTTCATCCAAATGCTCAAGGCCCTCATGCCCGTCGCCGTCTACTCCATCGGCGTCTCCTTAAAAAAGGAGACCTTCAAGACTGACACCATGGTCAACATGCTCTCCATCTCCATCGGAGTCGCCATTGCCGCTTACGGTGAGGCCAGGTTCGACACGTGGGGTGTCATTCTGCAACTCGGCGCGGTTGTGTTCGAGGCCACCAGGCTTGTCTTGATCCAAATCTTGCTGACATCTAAAGGGATCACGTTGAACCCAATCACATCTTTGTACTACGTTGCACCATGTTGTTTGGCATTTCTTTTGGTGCCTTGGATCTACGTGGAGTACCCTACATTGAGGGACACGTCGAGTTTCCATTTCGATTACGTGATCTTCGGGACCAACTCGTTCTGTGCTTTTGCTTTGAATCTCGCTGTGTTCTTGCTCGTGGGGAAGACCTCGGCTTTGACGATGAATGTGGCTGGTGTGGTGAAAGATTGGCTCTTGATCGCCTTCTCATGGTCGGTGATCAAGGACACTGTGACCCCGATCAATCTGGTGGGTTATGGCCTTGCTTTCTTGGGGGTTGCTTATTACAATCACTCGAAGTTGCAGGCTCTGAAGGCGAAGGAGGCGCAGAAGAAGGTGCCTCAGGCGGATGAAGAGGCGAATAATAGGCTCTTGGAGGCTGAAGGTGATGGCCGGGAAGAGAAATGA
- the LOC126784218 gene encoding probable L-type lectin-domain containing receptor kinase S.5: MGSVTSGEGYLSLTPEQQESNTSSPTDLPLYKVGRVLYRHPVPVWSSYFSTTFTIRISAFSNTTGSGDGMAFVFAQDSRPSPPDSYGSFLGLLDRSTEGGVIKQLGIELDTFMNHEFDPDDNHIAIDTTSVMNPVAIQSLTSSGINLKSGRDIKFTIEYDGWNQILHVSAGYSENPLVTILNYSISMLDSTVPSSVYVGFTGSTGTLPESHQVRDWVFTSLPLPNPSPPRNDNGQKRKTRNIWVVDVPAFLCVLVLIAFTYPFIMRVVKRNRCGGNERDDIESRTRKAVNAPKMFSYKEISRATQDFSKENLIGAGAFGVVYKGIIPDGLDVPPKTIAVKRITATSKQGEKEYFAEICTIGRLRHKNIVQLQGWCNENENRCLIYEYMPNGSLDRYIGKGILDWKTRYNILTGLASALLYLHEECGNPVVHRDIKPNNVMLDSDYNAHLGDFGLARLILQDPKFSIPLAGTPGYLAPEVLGFAGKATPESDVYSFGMVVLEVVCGRRSKGIFDDYSLVENVWNLYARDELLECVDQVVFDGKFEEEQVKRTLIVGLACLHTDFMLRPKIRKVVQILMNPNEPLLDLPDSRPRPSSVYLSVSSSAPRTTSFGSDASTSITMT; the protein is encoded by the exons ATGGGATCAGTGACTTCAGGTGAAGGATATTTGAGTCTCACACCAGAGCAACAAGAGAGCAACACAAGTTCGCCAACGGATTTACCGTTATACAAAGTTGGGAGGGTTTTGTATCGGCACCCAGTTCCGGTATGGTCCTCTTATTTCTCCACAACCTTCACTATCAGGATTTCAGCTTTCTCAAATACAACTGGCTCTGGAGATGGAATGGCCTTTGTTTTTGCTCAGGATAGTCGTCCTTCTCCACCTGATAGCTATGGCTCCTTTCTTGGACTCCTAGACAGATCAACAGAAG GTGGGGTGATTAAGCAGTTGGGAATTGAGCTGGACACTTTCATGAACCATGAGTTTGATCCAGATGACAATCACATTGCCATCGACACAACAAGCGTTATGAACCCAGTTGCAATACAGAGTCTCACTAGTTCAGGCATCAACCTCAAGAGTGGAAGAGACATCAAGTTCACTATTGAGTATGATGGTTGGAACCAGATCCTCCATGTTTCAGCTGGCTACTCTGAGAACCCACTGGTCACCATCTTAAACTATTCAATCTCCATGCTTGACAGCACTGTTCCGAGCTCCGTGTATGTTGGTTTCACAGGATCTACTGGAACTCTGCCTGAGAGCCACCAAGTCCGTGATTGGGTTTTTACCTCCCTTCCGTTGCCGAATCCTAGCCCTCCTAGGAATGACAATGGGCAGAAGAGAAAGACCAGGAACATTTGGGTTGTTGATGTTCCTGCTTTTCTGTGCGTGTTGGTTCTGATTGCCTTTACTTACCCTTTTATTATGAGAGTTGTGAAGAGAAATCGCTGCGGTGGGAACGAGAGAGATGACATAGAAAGCAGGACAAGAAAAGCTGTAAATGCCCCTAAAATGTTTAGTTACAAGGAGATTTCAAGGGCCACCCAGGACTTCAGCAAGGAAAATCTAATCGGGGCAGGTGCATTTGGAGTTGTATACAAAGGCATCATACCAGATGGCCTGGATGTTCCTCCTAAAACTATTGCTGTCAAGAGGATCACAGCAACCTCCAAACAAG GGGAAAAAGAGTACTTTGCAGAAATATGCACAATTGGGCGGCTAAGGCACAAGAACATAGTACAACTCCAAGGCTGGTGTAACGAAAACGAAAATCGCTGCTTAATCTATGAATACATGCCTAATGGAAGCCTCGACCGTTACATTGGAAAGGGCATCCTTGATTGGAAAACAAGGTACAATATCTTAACAGGCTTGGCATCCGCATTGCTCTACCTCCATGAAGAATGTGGCAACCCTGTGGTTCACAGAGACATTAAACCCAACAATGTGATGTTGGACTCTGATTACAACGCTCATCTAGGTGACTTTGGACTTGCAAGACTAATACTACAAGATCCCAAGTTTTCAATTCCCCTAGCTGGTACTCCCGGGTATTTGGCCCCGGAGGTGCTAGGGTTTGCTGGAAAAGCTACCCCGGAATCGGATGTCTATAGCTTCGGAATGGTAGTGCTGGAAGTGGTGTGTGGGAGAAGATCAAAGGGCATCTTCGACGACTATAGTTTAGTCGAAAATGTATGGAATTTGTACGCGAGAGACGAACTGCTAGAGTGTGTGGACCAAGTAGTGTTTGATGGGAAATTTGAAGAGGAACAAGTGAAGAGAACATTGAtagttggccttgcttgcttgcaCACAGATTTTATGCTCAGGCCAAAGATAAGGAAGGTGGTGCAGATTTTGATGAACCCAAATGAGCCTCTACTGGATCTGCCAGATTCAAGGCCAAGGCCTAGTTCAGTATACCTATCAGTATCTTCATCTGCTCCCAGAACCACTAGTTTTGGCTCTGATGCCTCAACTAGTATCACCATGACATAA